The nucleotide window TCCATTTACATGCATTAAAAAGAGGACTACGCCCATAAAAGTTCTAGAAAACCATAGCGGTGACTAAACCGAAGATATTAGCCGAATTTAGAGAAAAAGCAACAAGTCAAATTGAAATAGAAGAGCTCCGACAAATTCGAAAGGCTAAGAGGCCTAATCCtagcaaagaagaacacaaacgAAACAAATACCTGGGTAATAAGACAGACCAAAAACCATTCAAATTTATACAAAATTCGACACATACATCTCTTTCAACACCAAGAGAAAGGACATCATTAAGGACATCCTATATTCCAAACTAATCAAACCACCAAACAAAGCCTGGACATATCAAGATCAATAATATTTTGACAAATTCAAATATTGTacctttcttaaaaaatatggaTACACTACAGACGACTGTGTTATAGCAAAGGATCTTCTCTCGAAACTAGCTCGACAAGGTCTGCAAGACAAATACATTGACGGCCGAGGACAATGATAAAATGCAGAAGACCTTGGCCAATACTCCAAATCAAATGCAATTACAGAGATAAAGGAAAAAAGATAGACAAAAAATCTAACCAACATCGTAGAGTTATTAACTGTATTTCTGGCAGTTTCGCAAGTGGAGGATATAACAACTCGACTAGAAAGAGGTCCTATAGGACCATGATGCTAGTTACCGGCTGTGAGCCGACTTCTACCACCAACATGGACATCCTAGGCATCACATTCAGACTACAAAGAAATAGATAAGAACCTAGACGACCTTGTAGTTATATCACTTCAAGTTAGTGAGCCATTGGTGAAAAAAGTCTTTATGGACCCAGGCAGCAGCGTTAATGTACTGTTTTATTCCACATACCAAAAAATGAAACTAAGTGACAAAGCTCTACAACCATCTACAGAAAAATCGGTAGATTTTTCAGGTGAGTGCGTTCTAATCCGATGTTATATATGGTTACAAACAACACTAGGCAATTATCCTGATTATAAAAATCTAGATATTCAATATTTGGTCGTGGACTGCAAAAGCTCATATAATATCTTTCTAGGCAGACATTCTTTAAATACTTTTAGTATTATTGTTTCCACTATATATTTGTTTGTTAAGTTTTTTTCATAGGATAACAAAATTGTCACCATCCACGCTGACCATAAAGAGGCTAGACTATGCTATAACACAAGCCTTAAGGCAAATCCTTCAAGACAAGCCGACCAACAGTACATACAAGCAATCTATAACTCGGACAGTCTACCTGCTTTAGCAAACTTGGACCCTCGGAGAAACCTGCAAGACCAACCTATGTCTATGGACaccttaacaaaaataaaattggaaaaCAACGAAGACAAATATACCTACATTGGAGATGCATTACAAAGACAAGAGAAGGAACAACTTATCATATTGCTATAACAAAATATCAACCTATTCGCTTGGACCCCAGCAGACATACCAGACATTGATCCAAATGTTATCTGCCACAGACTTACAATCAACCTAGAATTCCGACCTATAGCCCAGAAGAAGCGCCACCTCGGCACAAACAAAAGGAAGTTTTCTTAAAAGAAACCCTAAAACTACTCAATGTTGGATTCATAAAGGAACTCAGATTCACAAGTTGGTTAATAAAAATAGTCATGGTAAAAAACACAACGGTAAGTGAAGGATGTACGCGAATTATACTGATCTCAAAAAGGCATGTTCAAAGAATGCATATCCTCTATCTTGTATTGAAAAATTAGTTGATATTTCATTTGGTTTACAAGTTTAAGTTTTATGAATGCTTATACTGGCTACAACAAGTACTTATGACTGACCAAGATAAGACCGcttttattattggctatggtaATTTTTGCTATAAGATTATGCCATTTGGACTAAAAAATGAAGGTGCAACATACCAAAAGGCTAATGGACAAAATTTTTGCCAACCAAATTGGACGAAATATAGTACATGTAGACAATATAGTAGCAAAGACCAAGTCCAATAGCAATCATATCAACGACCTAAAGAAAATCTTTCAACAACTCTGACTATACAATATGAAACTAAACCCAAAAAATGTGTTTTTGGAGTCCATATGCTAACCTGCCGAGGTATAGAAGCCAATTCAAAAAATACTAGGTCATACTAAAAATGAGAAGTCCTAAATTCATCAAAGAAGTCAAACAACTCATTGACCATTTAGCAGCACTGTCATGTTTTCTACCTCAAATCGCACACGCTTCAcaccatttttttaaaacattaagAAAGCAAAATAAATTCATATGGTCAGAATAATGCGAACAGGCATTTACTGAGCTAAAAGCCATATTATCCTCACCACCCATATTTTAGAAACCAGAGCATGGTAAAGCACTCTACTTGTATTTATCCGTTACTAATCATGCCATTAGCTCTATCTTGGTGATAGAAACAGGTAACTAATAACAATCAGTATACTTTGTCAGCAAATCTCTTTAAAATGCTAAATTAAGATACTCaaagctaaaaaaaattagccctAACTCTTGTCACAACAATAAGATATCTAAGACACTGTTTTCAAAGCCACATTATCATAATACGAATAGAACACCCACTAAGACAAATCCTGATACGACCTAAATTAGCTGAAAGGTTAATTAAATAGTCCATAGAGCTCTCAGAGTATGACATCCAATACCAAGCACGATGAGCCATCGAATCTCAAACACTGGTCGACTTCATAGCAAAATTCACACTTGATGAGCCCTCCTCAAATGATGAGATATAAATGTTATACGTCGATGGAGTTTCAAACATGCAAGATTTCGGAGCTAGCATCTTATtcaaaaatagcaaaagaaCAATTATAGAACAATCCCTACAATTCATTTTCTACGCCAGCAATAACCAAATAGAATATGAAATATTTATAGTCGGCCTAAAATTAGCTTATACCCTTAGAATAATATCCCTCATTATCAAATGTGACTCCTTACTAAACGTATAACAAGTAATAAGTAATTTTTAAGAGACATTCTATTAAAAACATATATTTCAATTATCAACAATCTTACTTcttgttttttataatttaaaatatctcacatactttaaaaacaaaattattgaaCTGATATTTTATCAAAACTTGCAACTATTAGAAACTTAATTCATCAGCTAAGTTTGTCATAATTAACACGGGATGAATCCAGTGTTACATTAACAAATGTTTttaatcttttgaatttcttaaCAATCTTCTAACTTTGAAGCTTACTTAAAGAAGATAaatatctattattattattttttaatatatgatGTTTTTTTTTCGTTTCATAACATTGAAGCTTATTTAAGGGTGATAATACTTTTTTAGCTAGAATATCATTTgaaaaacttaaataaataaattttaaaatttttaatcatgATACGTGAATCAGTAactaaattagatattttttattataatatatatttaaatataaaaacaaaatatataaaataatatatttatttatttacaaatatataataatttagtgAGTGAcacataataattttaaatatttttagtttaatgcACGTGACAACAtgcatatattttctttttcgtaAATATTATCCAAATTACAAAAAATCTTATTGAAGTTATAAAtttcatatatttaatttaaaaactaaagcAAGTATCAATCTTAGACAACTCCAAAAGATGCCAAGATAATATTTCTTTACTTTAATTATCTTGGCAtgtatatctatatataataataaaaatataataaaaatctgACTCCtaattattgttatattattatctacgatgtaaaaatattaatataaacataaaatacgATATGATATAAAacacataaatacataaaatttaaatttttataaaatacaaaaatatattatatataaaagattaaaatttatttaaagatCTGTCGCTATAGTACTTATTGTTAACTCATGGTTAGCTTATTGTTGGTACTTGATAGATTATTAGGTAAGAGCTTCCAATCGCAGCCATAATAATAAGAGTTTCAAGTTTCAActgaaaaattcaaataaaaaatgaagagctactgctaattatttatttgttactattattttatttagagcTGAATGGAGCTACTTACTTCATGAAGCCTGATTAACCTATAATCTagttttctctctcctctctcttacaGGGCAAAgagggagaaggagaaggagaaagagaaagagccATTGCGACTTCCGTTTACCAAAAAACACAAGGACACTCTGAAATTGTCAACAAACCTTTGCTAACAAATAAACACAAAAGAAAATCGCTGTTCCAAATCCAACATCATAATTGtgctcttctctctctcttttttttttaattggattatTGATTTGTACGGCGGAAGTTACGTTTGTTTGTATGGTGCTGCTGTTGAAGGCATACGTTTTGGAATTTGCTCCCAAAATTTCTTGTGTGTGACCAATTTGAGTTCGTTGGGCTTTCACTTTCTGTATCTGAATCAACGTGGGTTCTTCCCTTTTGACTCTTTCTCAAGCAACCGTTTTTCTCAATTTTATGTCTGGCTTCTTTGAATTTGTCAAGCTAATTGCTATTTGATATGATTGGTGTTGGGTTATATCCTTGGGTTCTCTCCAATCAGCTTCAACGGAGAATTGGGTCGTTGAATTTGAgctgaatttttgttttttctggGATGGAATTGAGAATTGACATGGTTGCTATTGAAAGATTGGAGCTTTGGTTGTTTAAGAGGAGGAAGGGACTAGGGATTTCGTTACAGATTGCATTTGGTTGGTGGATTTTTCTACTGTTTCTTCACCCTGTGGCTGCACTGAGACCCTTGAGGGAGAGAACTCGTTCTTGGGGTGATGAGGTTTGCCACTTCACTTTGCTTAAAGAACCTTgtctttaatttaatatattgactatggtgaaaataaaatgtgtgtttttattctattttgaaaaGTAGTAGCTTTTAATTATTATGCTGTGCTTCTATTATATTTGATATGAATCACAACATTCCTCTGTAATGCCATTTTTTCCATGTAGATGACCCTAGCTAGTTGGGAGCACTTAATTGCCTTGCTGCTATTATAGTTGTTGTCAGTTAAGCTGTGAGAGAGTTTGCTATACTTGCTACTGTAGCTTTCTGTTGTGAAACTAGAAAGTAGAAATGTGGGACTTAGTTTAGTGTTCTTATGTTAAAAAGATGGCAATGCTGTTTGGGGAAAGGGATGAAGGTGTTTGAAGTTCTAAACATTGGTAGAGAAGAAATAGGTGATGATATTTAATCGGTTGAGGATGTTTGTAAGTTTTGTTAACTTCGTCATTAATTAACTTAATGAGAGGGTTGAAGAAGACACACTTCTGAGCAAGATAAGGAAGGTAAGAAATTGTAACAAAAAGCCAGTTACGAACATGCTACATTTTCCAAGTTCCATAAACCAAGAGTCCCACTAGTATTAAATTTGATCAATTAAGTGGCTTTTAAACAGCCACTTTGGCAATGGACCTTTTGCAAAACTTTTTTCTTCTTATCCAAATAGTTCTCTGCTTCCCAAATTTGTAGTGGCATACGTTTTCAAACCTGTATTGGAAGTAGCACAAGCACATTGTGCCTTAAAATGGAAAACAAATTAGATCATTTGTGATTATGTTTATTGTAAAGGACTACTCATTTTGTGATGTGATTTTTACTAATTTGTTAGTACCTCGAAGCAGGGGCGGAGCTAGATTAAAGATTAGAGGGGggccaaaaatatttatataataaaataagactaaaataaaattttaaggggggactaaactgaaatttacatataatttacatgtaaaaaattaaaattaggggggGCCATTTCCCCCTTTTGCTACAATGTAGCTCCGCCCCTGCCTCGAAGGGCTTAGCATTTCATCGTAGGACCATTGGTTTGtgttattttgatatttaactTGCATAAACACTGGCATGTGATTCAAAATTATCTTAATtgataaattgtgattttactaTGATTGAGAAAAATCTGTTGAAAGGAGAGCTAATCAAAATTggttctaattaaaaatttagctaATCTGTGTTGAGGAAAAACTTGCCCCATGTACTAATTGATCATTGGTTTTCTCAGTGGCTATttacaagaaaagaagagagtgatATTGGTCCATTTTCACAATGGAACATTACAGGAACTTACAGAGGTTTGTATTCTTTAATGCTTATGATTGTATTCGGCGTTTCATGTTATCTTTTGAGTTGTTGTTTTGGTCTGTTTTTCACATGTTTAATGTATCAAATCTTGCTTTATTTGTAACTACTTTATAATTTGAACAAGTTCATTCTTCAGTAGATTAAATTGCTTTTTTATGAGGACAGAACAATTTTGTTAAAGGCTGATGTTACACACCCTGAGGTAGTAGTGAGACCaattgagagagaaagagaagctTCTAATgctaaaagagagaaagagtaaAAGTGATAATATCCCTGTAACTAGCCACCTGGAACAATCAGTAGGAAGGTGTGAATGAGGGTGAGAAAGCTTGACTCTTTAGGTGTGGATGGAGTCATGCATTCACCCTCATACACATGAATGGTGGTTATATATCTAACGGTCAGATCATGTAATTCTAATAGCTTCACTTTGAAACAGTGTGTGCTATGTTTGAATAaactttattaatttatttgttgtaGAATATATTTGTAGTCTTTCAGAGTTTGAGGATGTTTTGTGTTAATCTCTTGAATGCAGGGACTTGGAAGTTTCTGGATACGGCAAATGGCTCTTCTAGATTTCCAGATATCAGAAAAACACGCGGTAGTTCCGTAATTGAATTAATTAGTACGCCCACAAAGATAACTGGAGTACATTATATCCAGGTGAGATTTGAACTGTAAAGCTAATTTCAGAGAATTCAACTTTCATATGAAATATAGTTTCTTATTAATTCTATCACATGTCATCCTTCATATAGCTAATTTATTAACTTTTGAATTTTCTCTTGTCAGGGGGTCATTATATACCACGATGTTTTCGACAGTGAATATGATGTTGGGGGTGCTCAAATCAAAGTAGAAGGTGTATATATTTGGCCTTTTCGACAGCTTCGGTTGGTGGCCAACAGGTTAGTTTCATATGTATAATACCATCAAATATGTAGATCAAATTATAGTAACCTTTAGTTCACAAAAATGACCATGCTTCTGTAAAgtttaaatttcttttcattctagTTCTGAATTTCCCTTAAATAAGTTCTTTAATACTCTGCTGTATTTACAAagaaatattcataatcattagACTAACCGGTATTATCTAGAATCAGAATGTGCTTAACACTTTCTTTTCCTCCTGTTGCAGTGGAAAAGAGGGAGACTCAAGTCAGGATGATGactatattttttctaatcCATATCATCTGGTAACCATCTTTCTTGACATTATCTTTGTtctatatttagttatttattttcttttacatGCATATCCTTGATCTTTCACATTGTATAAAGGTGCAATCTGTGGTGGCCACAAATTTGCTGTGGCTATGATGCCTATGCTAGTTGCTACAATTATTTCTTTACACgtaaacaaaaagaatttttttttctttgacttCTATATTATTAATCACGACCACTAAGCAAGGAAGGTAAACATACGGTGGTTGATAAGTTTTTAAATGATGCAAATTTatgttagaaaaattaaaaagaaatagaaatctGATACAACTCTTTTTCATTCTCTCACTGTTACACTCTCAACTGTTCAACTATGGCTACCTGCAacacttgtttttttttttggacaaggCCTTGACCGAACCCGACCCATACTAGAAACTAATTATAACCTGAACACCTGACCCGGTATCCAAACGAAAACCCCTTCAATACTGTAACACATTTTGATCTCTAGCTCCCTCTCAACGGATCTTCACGCGGGAGCAGATCATTGGTGGTGCATCCGTGGTAACTTGACTCCCTCCCGCCGAACGTGCTTCAACATAGGCGCTTTATGGATTTCCATTCCCGTGTGTGCTATGTCGCTGCTGTTACTATTGAAGTCCTCCGTTCTCTGTTGCGGTCCTTGTCCTTGCCGATTGATGTCTCCGTAGAGATGTCCATCTGGTTGATGAAGATGAGACTTTCAACGGTAGATCCGGTGCTGCTTTTGCTATGTAATAACCATGGTATCTCCACagtaaaataacaaaatttgacATGCTTAATCTTGTCAAGACAACTTAATCACACTAAAGAATACTCCACTTATCACCATTTGATTGGAGAGTCAATTTATAGTCACCGTTAGCCACCATAGCCACGGCCACCAGAGACGCAGCCTTGTATAAATTGGTCTATGTGGCAAAGACAATAGGTTTATCATCCAAAATGATAGGGAAGAGAAAAAGTATGTAAGTATAGGCTTCAAGCAGGAGGATGAAATAGAAGGGCGTCCTAGGTGTTATTTATGATAATTGATAAGAAAGTGTCATTCGAGCTTTAATAAAAcggtgaaattaaaaaaatttgataaaaggtTTATTATTGTTTCCCCTATTTTGCTGCTATTgattctctttcttttcactATGGAGGattaattaatgtaaaaattcCTTGTACTTTCCTTCTGTTCATCATAGTACCACTAAGCATGTTTACTTGCTATATACATTGTATGCAGCTTGGGGTTTTCTCTTCTCAGGTGCTTCAAGATTCTTCACGAGATAAGATATGGAGAAGAAAACAttgtaatttatcttttattctaGTGTATTTTAAAGGGATCCCCCCCcccttttcctctttttcttcttcttttgtctATTTATGTTGTACTATTGActtggtatttttttttaccttattaCAGCTCCAATGCATGATATGGATAAACATTGTAATATTGAAATCGCTGCACAGATTTCACGCTTGCCATCCTCAAAAAGTGGTACTTGTGTTCTCTTAGCATTTGAAAACTTTCTATTCCTTTCTCTACTTCAATGTAAACTTGGAATGTTTCTATATGCCTTCGTTCATGTTTCTTTTACTATATCTTTTTGAGTTTTCCATTGCAATGCCAACATGAAATCTATGATCACATTGAATATTACCAAATGTTTATTGTTTGTTACATTTAGATTGATTGTAGAAGAATTATATGTATGTTACAATGTGTTTTTTCATCATTTATGTACTACCTGGGTGCATTCTTGTATATTTTTGCCCCAATGGTTTACTGATTTGTTATATTATTTCTTATAGATGGCGAGCGTGATCGTTTTCACCTAGAAGGGTTAATGGAGAGTCCCTCGGTGGATGATGATGGGGACTGCTTCTCAGCTTTACTGTTAAATGCAACTTCTGTTAACATTGAGGTCTATTACAACAAAGCAGTGAACTATACCTTGATGGTTACTTTTGTATCCTTCAATCACGAATGGTTTACAGCTTTATGACActtattttctgttttgtgTGAGCTCCTTAATTTGCATATACCAGATCTCTTTTGTGCAAGTTCTTCTATTGATTCGTCAAATGGAGCATAGCAGCACCCAGTCTGTAAGAATTTACTtcgtattattattttatgtcgTAGATTTGACAAATGGAAATAATATAAAACTTTTCAATTTATGGCTTAGTGTACCAAACATTATTTGTCATAATTTTCCATAATTTTGTGAATATATTTGtagaaaatgaatttgattaaGATATGCCTTTACAGGGTGCTGCTAAGGTTTCAATATTAATGATTGGCCAGCAGGCGATAATGGATGCATATCTCTGTCTTTTACACCTTACTGCAGGAATACTAGTTGGTAAGTTGAACAGAGAATTTTTTTGTGGGGTCACATAATTGGGGAAGAATATGTGTGTTTAAAACACAGTGCTCGGTTTTCAAATTAATTGTGTTATATATTATCATCTTAAAATAGAGTGGACTTGTGTGATTAATGTTTCCATAATAATAGTCAGAAAGCATGGCTAATGCAGCACTAATGATTTGTGCAGCTTCATCCCATTAATTTTAAACTGTATACCATTCATCACTCCCCCTCCCCctgccaaaaaaaaaatgacaaagaaAGAAGCCTGCTTCTTAGCTGAATAATTGATGTTGCTTCTTGACATGCAGAATCCTTGTTTAATGCTTTTGCAACTGCCGCATTTTTCAAGTTTGTTGTCTTTTCAATATTTGAGATGAGATATCTTCTCGCCATCTGGAAGGCTAGTAGACCTTTGAGTAATGGGGAAGGTTGGGAGACAATGAGGCGTGAACTTTCCGTGTTATACAGTCGTTTCTGTAAGTACTCAtaagaattaaattttgttGGTGCAATCTGATTTTGCGTGATCTTATCAACTAGGGTATTCCTTGGAGTCAATTGATTCCATAATATTTGTTATCAAGTTGTCTACTGTCCCAAGATGAACTACTTTTGTATCTGTTTATCAATCTAGAGTcaatctatttattatttttttccccttttattCCACGAGGAAATTATGTTGTGTGCTTGAATTTATTATGGGGTTTGATTGACTTCATTTGAATAGCTCTTCAAAATGCTTCTAATAACTTAGAATTTCATAGCATTTACTGTGTTTCTTTTGGGGCAACATGAACCTCTGAACTTACACGCATCGAGTTTTATGTTGTATGAAGAAGAGTGGCTGAAATTTAACTTCTTAACTTTCTTTTGCAGATGGAATCTTGTTGGGAGGCATTCTTTTGATGTATGAGTTCCATCATTATTTAAGACCAATTCTTCTTCTTATGTACTCTTTCTGGATACCTCAGATAATCACCAATGTTATTCGCGATTCACGCAAGCCATTGCATCCTCACTATATCTTAGGGATAACCATTACTCGGTTAGCAATCCCGTTATATGTTTTTGGTTGTCCTAACAATTTCATGCGCATAGAATCAGATAGGAGCTGGTGTCTTTATTTGGCTGTATTTATTGGACTTCAAGCCgca belongs to Arachis duranensis cultivar V14167 chromosome 8, aradu.V14167.gnm2.J7QH, whole genome shotgun sequence and includes:
- the LOC107462219 gene encoding transmembrane E3 ubiquitin-protein ligase FLY2, yielding MELRIDMVAIERLELWLFKRRKGLGISLQIAFGWWIFLLFLHPVAALRPLRERTRSWGDEWLFTRKEESDIGPFSQWNITGTYRGTWKFLDTANGSSRFPDIRKTRGSSVIELISTPTKITGVHYIQGVIIYHDVFDSEYDVGGAQIKVEGVYIWPFRQLRLVANSGKEGDSSQDDDYIFSNPYHLLGVFSSQVLQDSSRDKIWRRKHSPMHDMDKHCNIEIAAQISRLPSSKSDGERDRFHLEGLMESPSVDDDGDCFSALLLNATSVNIEVYYNKAVNYTLMVTFISFVQVLLLIRQMEHSSTQSGAAKVSILMIGQQAIMDAYLCLLHLTAGILVESLFNAFATAAFFKFVVFSIFEMRYLLAIWKASRPLSNGEGWETMRRELSVLYSRFYGILLGGILLMYEFHHYLRPILLLMYSFWIPQIITNVIRDSRKPLHPHYILGITITRLAIPLYVFGCPNNFMRIESDRSWCLYLAVFIGLQAAVLLLQHYLGSRWFIPRQILPEKYSYYRRFDQDARHASDCVICMTSIDHTQRSNDCMVTPCDHFFHSGCLQRWMDIKMECPTCRRSLPPA